In one window of Paraflavitalea soli DNA:
- a CDS encoding RagB/SusD family nutrient uptake outer membrane protein, protein MKKILSITIVALLLGVAGCKKDSEFLDIPPIQILPTDVAFSDPALVLSILGDLYNRQLDISSLDNGWASFTDFSESFPSENGAAYFVQRNGWGYGEWSTWDYGYIRELNLFIERATAATALTDNDKTRFIAEARFLRANYYFEMVKRMGGVPLITASQTYDPKGDVTALQTARSKESEIYDFVIAEAEAIKDKLPADVNTKSRASKAAALAMESRAALYAGSIAKYGATTPAVSLPGEEVGIPAAKANAYYTTALKASKEIIEGGAGTYQLYKVSPDLSDNFAAIFLDKTTINQESIFIEDFKVGTDKVHSYTTNNQPYSISDEGGDAGRLNPSLNLVEVFEKLDGTYAPIPTTDGGGNPIYYDNPLDIFAGRDARLAGTVLLPNGLFKGKRVDIWAGYLLPDGSILSSDEAGQLKPLPGTTTPVQVVGKDGPVNGLEFRTQSGFYIRKYLDPATGSGRRGRRSDVAFIRYRFAEILLNAAEAAFELGQPDIAAGYMNQVRARAGLIIPLTPAQITFDRIVHERRVELAFEGHILFDRKRWRLAHKVWDGSPTSRTDLISNIGVATQKSTQPWGLWPYKVYNPAGPNNGKWIFREVLPSKVTASNRFQFGNYYSFINDNIRAANPKIVRQPNQ, encoded by the coding sequence ATGAAAAAGATATTATCTATAACCATAGTTGCCCTGCTGCTGGGCGTGGCAGGTTGCAAAAAAGACAGTGAGTTCCTCGATATTCCACCCATACAAATATTACCCACCGATGTAGCTTTCTCTGATCCCGCCCTTGTACTCTCTATCCTGGGAGATCTATACAACAGGCAACTGGATATTTCAAGCCTCGACAATGGTTGGGCCAGTTTTACGGATTTCAGTGAAAGCTTTCCCTCTGAAAATGGGGCCGCTTATTTTGTGCAGCGCAATGGCTGGGGTTATGGAGAATGGAGCACCTGGGATTATGGCTATATCCGTGAACTGAACCTGTTCATCGAGCGGGCTACTGCTGCCACGGCGCTGACAGATAATGATAAAACACGCTTTATAGCCGAGGCGAGGTTCCTGCGCGCCAATTACTATTTTGAAATGGTAAAACGCATGGGTGGCGTACCTCTTATCACTGCCTCACAAACATATGATCCCAAAGGTGATGTTACAGCGCTGCAAACAGCGAGGTCAAAAGAATCGGAGATATATGATTTTGTCATTGCGGAGGCTGAGGCCATTAAAGATAAGCTACCCGCGGATGTTAATACAAAATCGAGGGCTTCCAAAGCTGCCGCACTGGCCATGGAATCAAGGGCAGCGTTGTATGCCGGTTCCATCGCAAAATATGGAGCCACTACCCCCGCTGTTTCATTGCCCGGCGAAGAAGTGGGTATCCCCGCTGCCAAAGCCAATGCCTATTATACTACCGCATTAAAAGCATCCAAAGAAATTATAGAGGGGGGTGCGGGCACTTACCAGTTATACAAGGTATCGCCCGATCTGTCTGATAATTTTGCCGCCATCTTCCTGGACAAAACGACTATTAACCAGGAATCTATTTTCATTGAAGATTTTAAAGTAGGTACCGACAAGGTACATAGTTATACCACCAACAACCAGCCTTACTCTATTTCTGATGAAGGAGGCGATGCCGGCCGTCTTAACCCATCACTCAACCTGGTAGAAGTATTTGAAAAGCTGGATGGTACTTATGCGCCCATTCCAACAACGGATGGCGGCGGTAATCCGATATACTACGATAACCCCTTGGATATTTTTGCCGGCAGAGATGCCCGCCTCGCTGGTACTGTACTGTTGCCCAATGGCCTGTTCAAAGGGAAACGGGTAGATATATGGGCCGGTTACCTGTTGCCAGATGGCAGTATCCTGAGTAGTGATGAAGCAGGTCAGTTGAAACCTTTACCGGGCACCACCACACCTGTACAGGTTGTAGGTAAAGATGGACCGGTAAATGGACTTGAGTTCAGAACACAATCTGGTTTTTATATACGCAAGTACCTGGACCCCGCCACAGGATCGGGCCGCCGTGGCCGCCGTAGCGATGTGGCATTCATCCGTTATCGCTTTGCTGAAATACTGCTCAATGCTGCTGAAGCCGCTTTTGAGTTGGGACAACCGGATATTGCTGCTGGCTATATGAATCAGGTACGCGCCCGTGCAGGATTGATCATACCACTCACCCCTGCCCAGATCACTTTTGACCGCATTGTTCATGAGCGCCGCGTGGAACTGGCATTTGAAGGCCATATCCTCTTCGATAGAAAGCGCTGGAGATTGGCCCATAAGGTATGGGACGGATCACCTACCTCCAGGACCGACCTGATCAGCAATATTGGTGTTGCCACCCAAAAGAGCACCCAACCCTGGGGCCTATGGCCTTATAAAGTATATAACCCGGCTGGTCCCAACAACGGTAAATGGATCTTCCGGGAAGTATTGCCTTCCAAGGTCACCGCCTCCAACCGGTTTCAGTTTGGCAATTATTATTCCTTTATCAACGACAATATAAGGGCGGCCAACCCCAAAATAGTAAGACAACCCAACCAGTAA